Proteins from a genomic interval of Alteromonas macleodii ATCC 27126:
- the ettA gene encoding energy-dependent translational throttle protein EttA, whose product MAQYVYSMHRVGKIVPPNRHILKNISLSFFPGAKIGVLGLNGAGKSTLLRIMAGVDTDIEGEARPQPGLKVGYLPQEPQLDETKDVRGNIEEAVADVKHALTRLDEVYAAYAEADADFDALAKEQGELEAIIQAKDGHNLENALERAADALRLPAWDADVSKLSGGERRRVALCRLLLEKPEMLLLDEPTNHLDAESVAWLERFLHDYEGTVVAITHDRYFLDNVAGWILELDRGEGIPWEGNYSSWLEQKENRLEQEERTETARMKSMKQELEWVRSNPKGRHAKSKARMARFEELSTSDYQKRNETNELFIPPGERLGDKVIEVSNLKKSYGDRVLIDDLTFKVPKGAIVGIVGPNGAGKSTLFRMLTGAEQPDSGTIDLGETVQIAAVEQFRDHMNENNTVWKEISDEQDIIRIGNFEINSRAYCSRFNFKGTDQQKFIKDLSGGERNRVHLAKLLKAGGNVLLLDEPTNDLDVETLRALENALLEFPGCAMVISHDRWFLDRVATHIMDYRDEGNINFFEGNYSDYESWLKQEFGQDVVEPHRLKYKRMSK is encoded by the coding sequence CGGCGTAGATACCGACATCGAAGGTGAAGCGCGTCCTCAACCGGGCTTAAAAGTGGGCTACCTTCCACAAGAGCCTCAGCTTGATGAAACAAAAGATGTTCGCGGCAATATAGAAGAAGCCGTCGCCGACGTTAAACACGCATTAACTCGCCTAGATGAAGTATATGCAGCTTATGCAGAAGCAGACGCTGATTTTGACGCCCTTGCTAAAGAGCAGGGCGAGTTAGAAGCTATTATTCAAGCCAAAGATGGCCACAACTTAGAAAATGCATTAGAGCGTGCTGCTGATGCCCTTCGCCTTCCAGCGTGGGATGCGGACGTTAGCAAACTATCTGGTGGTGAACGCCGCCGTGTAGCGCTGTGCCGCCTACTTCTAGAAAAGCCTGAAATGTTGCTTCTAGACGAACCCACTAACCACTTAGACGCAGAATCAGTCGCATGGCTAGAGCGTTTCCTTCACGATTATGAAGGTACGGTAGTCGCTATTACCCACGATAGATACTTCCTTGATAACGTTGCAGGTTGGATTTTAGAACTTGACCGTGGTGAAGGTATTCCGTGGGAAGGTAACTACTCTTCTTGGTTGGAGCAAAAAGAAAACCGACTTGAGCAAGAAGAGCGTACCGAAACGGCGCGTATGAAGAGCATGAAACAGGAACTTGAGTGGGTACGCTCAAACCCGAAAGGTCGTCATGCTAAAAGTAAAGCTCGTATGGCCCGCTTTGAAGAACTATCTACCAGCGATTACCAAAAGCGTAATGAAACCAATGAGCTTTTCATTCCACCAGGTGAACGCTTAGGTGACAAGGTTATTGAAGTAAGCAACCTTAAAAAGTCGTATGGCGATCGCGTACTTATCGACGACTTAACGTTTAAAGTACCAAAGGGTGCCATTGTAGGTATCGTAGGCCCTAACGGCGCGGGTAAATCAACCTTGTTCAGAATGCTTACCGGTGCTGAGCAACCTGATTCAGGCACCATCGATTTAGGTGAAACCGTTCAAATTGCTGCGGTAGAACAGTTCCGCGACCACATGAACGAAAACAATACCGTGTGGAAAGAAATTTCTGACGAACAAGACATTATTCGCATTGGTAACTTTGAAATTAACAGCCGCGCCTACTGCAGCCGTTTTAACTTTAAAGGCACCGACCAGCAGAAGTTCATCAAAGACTTGTCAGGTGGTGAGCGTAACCGTGTTCACCTTGCGAAACTGCTTAAAGCAGGCGGTAACGTATTGCTACTGGATGAGCCAACCAACGACCTAGACGTAGAAACACTTCGCGCCTTGGAAAACGCGTTGTTGGAGTTCCCAGGCTGTGCCATGGTTATCTCGCACGACCGTTGGTTCCTAGACCGTGTAGCAACACACATTATGGATTACCGCGATGAAGGTAACATCAACTTCTTCGAAGGTAACTACTCAGACTACGAAAGCTGGTTGAAGCAAGAATTTGGACAAGATGTGGTTGAACCGCACCGCCTTAAATATAAGCGTATGTCTAAATAA
- a CDS encoding PilZ domain-containing protein, with protein MTDKRQFQRVSLNVNGTLAHNDVSIDVVVSDVSLQGIKLQATETALSHLPFDSHDPYTATFQANEDSPVITLSISQLYRHADSRKERVSLGCKVERMDVDSISALRRLITLNSDDASIEEKDLNALVDAVYQAPH; from the coding sequence ATGACGGATAAGCGCCAATTTCAACGGGTGTCACTGAATGTAAATGGCACACTGGCACACAATGACGTTAGTATTGATGTGGTAGTCAGCGACGTATCGCTTCAAGGCATTAAACTTCAAGCTACCGAAACGGCGTTGTCACACTTACCTTTTGACAGTCACGACCCTTACACTGCTACCTTCCAAGCAAATGAAGACAGTCCTGTAATAACCCTTTCTATTTCGCAGTTGTATCGTCATGCCGACAGTAGAAAAGAACGGGTTTCATTAGGCTGTAAAGTTGAGCGAATGGATGTAGACAGCATTAGCGCCCTTCGTCGTTTAATTACTTTAAACAGCGACGACGCCAGTATTGAAGAGAAAGACCTGAATGCATTAGTTGATGCGGTTTATCAGGCGCCACATTAA
- the radA gene encoding DNA repair protein RadA encodes MAKRKTAYVCSDCGAEFPRWQGQCSECKAWNTISEFVVASAKSVARQTTSGYAGQTAAKIETLNAIDLESLPRFSSTFKELDRVLGGGIVPGAAMLIGGSPGAGKSTLLLQVMCQMAKSETALYVTGEESLQQVAMRAKRLNLPDDKLMMLAETNVETICDLALTKKPKIMVIDSIQVMHVSDVQSAPGSVSQVRESAAYLTRFAKQNHIAMFIVGHVTKDGNLAGPKVLEHCIDSSMMLEGESDGRYRTLRSHKNRFGAVNELGVFAMTEKGLKEVSNPSAIFLSRGDNETPGSSVMVIWEGTRPLLVEIQALVDYSQMSNPRRIAVGLDQNRLSMLLAVLHRHGNVQMNDQDVFVNVVGGVRVSETSADLALLLAMISSFRNRSLPRDLIVFGEVGLAGEIRPVPNGTERIIEAAKHGFKRAIVPKANAPKQAINGMKVVPVARLSEALDALE; translated from the coding sequence ATGGCAAAACGTAAAACTGCTTATGTGTGTTCTGACTGCGGTGCAGAGTTCCCTCGCTGGCAAGGTCAATGTTCGGAGTGTAAAGCGTGGAATACGATAAGTGAGTTTGTGGTTGCAAGTGCCAAAAGTGTCGCACGCCAAACCACGTCAGGCTATGCTGGGCAAACCGCTGCCAAAATTGAGACATTAAATGCAATAGATCTCGAATCACTACCGCGATTCTCGTCAACATTTAAAGAGCTAGATAGAGTGTTAGGGGGCGGAATAGTCCCTGGGGCAGCTATGTTAATTGGTGGATCGCCAGGAGCGGGAAAGAGTACGCTTCTGCTTCAAGTAATGTGTCAGATGGCAAAAAGTGAAACCGCGCTTTATGTCACGGGGGAAGAGTCGCTTCAGCAAGTCGCTATGCGAGCAAAGCGCTTAAATCTACCTGACGACAAGCTTATGATGTTAGCCGAAACAAACGTGGAAACTATCTGCGATTTAGCGCTTACGAAAAAGCCTAAAATTATGGTTATCGACTCTATTCAGGTGATGCACGTGTCAGACGTTCAGTCTGCGCCAGGCAGTGTGTCGCAAGTACGAGAAAGCGCGGCGTATTTAACGCGCTTTGCCAAGCAAAATCATATTGCTATGTTCATTGTTGGCCATGTAACAAAAGACGGTAACTTGGCGGGTCCGAAAGTTCTTGAGCACTGTATCGACAGCTCTATGATGCTAGAAGGAGAAAGTGATGGTCGCTACCGTACGCTTCGAAGTCATAAAAACCGCTTTGGTGCGGTAAATGAGCTCGGCGTGTTTGCCATGACAGAAAAAGGCCTTAAAGAGGTAAGCAACCCATCGGCCATATTCTTAAGTCGAGGTGACAATGAAACGCCAGGGTCTAGCGTTATGGTTATCTGGGAGGGCACCCGCCCGTTACTTGTAGAAATACAGGCGTTGGTAGACTATTCGCAGATGTCGAACCCAAGGCGAATCGCTGTAGGGTTGGATCAGAACCGTTTGTCTATGCTGCTCGCGGTTTTGCATCGCCATGGCAATGTGCAAATGAACGATCAAGACGTTTTTGTCAACGTGGTAGGCGGTGTAAGAGTATCAGAGACCAGTGCAGACTTAGCCTTATTATTGGCCATGATTTCAAGCTTTAGAAATCGCTCACTGCCCAGAGATTTAATTGTATTCGGCGAAGTCGGGCTAGCCGGCGAGATTCGCCCGGTTCCTAACGGAACGGAACGCATTATCGAGGCGGCGAAACATGGTTTTAAGCGGGCGATCGTGCCAAAAGCCAATGCGCCTAAGCAAGCCATTAATGGTATGAAAGTGGTGCCGGTAGCGCGCTTATCTGAGGCGTTAGACGCGCTTGAGTAA
- a CDS encoding PilZ domain-containing protein codes for MSQDLKQYADIIEQLKPMVNEPEFNQVLLQTASDVPKEKRFLIKMEVKRLAKPCMRTIDLRGHVDGKCNKYVHEGRSHYMDDVAVDKFEEQLRVFGRYTYGVYEAVQNTENNFRLMREKELAQERADKENPELKKRSAVLEQFKVPTVNLLDYRQRNTERMNFAVAVELFNSANQSMRGLSVDISLEGLQVKLSKDAFFKKGETLFIFFRGLENEFAMDKKNGIAYKLVKIITKNDVNYLALQRDKEKPSPAFDKFLESFIHGNKRRYKVNMSNTIEAITSKICEQYFSPRSPTLPVYIDVINKTLVPRFAMVNEVNRETVQYWQDEDDNCRLNFLLTQERLMRLLQKSEEVREIFVFSFTHLQNDKVYFYSASYEELLQKDVLTRVFLGFGSKKASWRVFKITLTEVDPEQAHIPLSIPDSVGNKVKKLNTPPSARLMSKLKNLRFLAHVTDVTSVTGQETYNEFKFNRENLSHLRNFGHPRNRAPSNVQVVRFKYEEQRIESRYQLRTQIEARFNNEELVHKGISEDISVHGLGLRIELSKEYKGNLEGKVEVAFPRLQEIASSFDVMHLQYEIIYHNVDKNILHLKTMPGDEGKSARNFFEELIKKNKGSLKVENDEEEVPGMGQALRCINARNATSLSFLMSKEGVRYTPQACIVGKQDERITTLTTQYAERGQVNLEFLFRDRKQDIPFVQSGIKAVKLENMPLRQELFISFDASQKEPRMAIIPRYSDKFENNEQRRAFIREAMVRGQFVAIHVMLTTTGKPDMTMLQTEINYVTMYAMHRARELEKKMWSIAACSHLVDVTDEVLIRYGFTVEDITANKTLKSAVQPKAIARNA; via the coding sequence ATGAGTCAAGATTTAAAGCAATATGCTGATATTATTGAACAGCTAAAGCCCATGGTTAATGAGCCTGAGTTTAACCAGGTATTGCTTCAAACTGCATCTGATGTGCCGAAAGAAAAGCGCTTCCTCATCAAAATGGAAGTGAAACGCCTAGCCAAACCCTGTATGCGCACCATAGACTTGCGTGGTCATGTTGACGGAAAGTGCAATAAATATGTACACGAAGGACGTAGCCACTACATGGATGACGTCGCTGTTGACAAGTTTGAAGAGCAGTTGAGGGTATTTGGCCGATATACTTACGGTGTTTACGAAGCGGTACAGAACACCGAAAACAACTTTCGCTTAATGCGCGAAAAAGAACTCGCACAAGAACGCGCTGATAAAGAAAATCCTGAACTCAAAAAGCGCTCAGCAGTATTGGAGCAGTTTAAAGTTCCTACCGTAAACCTGCTTGATTACAGACAGCGCAACACTGAACGCATGAACTTCGCTGTGGCGGTAGAATTATTTAATAGCGCCAATCAATCAATGCGCGGTTTGAGTGTTGATATATCTCTTGAAGGCTTACAGGTAAAACTCTCTAAAGACGCGTTTTTCAAAAAAGGAGAAACGCTGTTTATATTCTTTAGGGGCTTAGAGAATGAATTTGCCATGGACAAAAAGAATGGCATTGCATATAAGCTCGTAAAGATAATAACTAAAAACGATGTTAACTATCTTGCCTTGCAACGAGATAAAGAAAAGCCAAGCCCCGCATTCGACAAATTCTTAGAAAGCTTTATACACGGCAATAAACGCCGATATAAAGTTAATATGAGCAATACGATTGAGGCGATTACCAGTAAGATTTGTGAGCAGTACTTTTCGCCGCGTAGCCCCACGCTGCCGGTGTATATAGACGTCATTAATAAAACGCTGGTTCCCCGGTTTGCTATGGTTAACGAAGTGAACCGCGAAACCGTGCAGTATTGGCAAGACGAAGACGATAACTGTCGATTGAACTTCTTACTCACCCAGGAAAGGCTTATGCGCTTATTGCAGAAGTCAGAAGAAGTAAGAGAGATTTTCGTATTTAGTTTTACTCATTTGCAGAACGACAAGGTCTACTTTTACTCAGCCTCTTACGAGGAACTCTTGCAAAAAGACGTACTAACCCGAGTATTTTTAGGGTTTGGCTCTAAAAAAGCGAGTTGGCGTGTATTTAAAATAACCTTAACAGAGGTTGACCCTGAGCAGGCCCATATTCCGCTTTCCATTCCGGATTCTGTCGGTAATAAAGTTAAAAAACTGAACACTCCGCCATCGGCTCGACTAATGTCAAAGCTGAAAAACCTGCGATTCTTGGCACACGTAACCGATGTAACCTCAGTAACAGGGCAAGAGACCTACAACGAATTTAAGTTTAATCGAGAAAACCTCTCTCATCTGCGAAATTTTGGGCATCCGCGCAATCGCGCTCCTTCGAATGTTCAGGTTGTCAGGTTTAAATATGAAGAGCAACGCATAGAAAGTCGCTATCAGCTGAGAACCCAAATTGAAGCTCGCTTCAATAATGAAGAACTGGTGCACAAAGGGATCAGCGAAGATATTTCGGTGCATGGACTTGGACTTCGTATAGAGTTGAGCAAAGAATATAAAGGTAATTTAGAGGGCAAAGTAGAAGTCGCTTTCCCTCGTCTGCAAGAAATTGCCAGTTCCTTTGATGTCATGCATTTGCAATACGAAATCATTTATCACAACGTCGACAAGAACATTCTTCATTTAAAAACTATGCCGGGCGACGAAGGCAAAAGTGCTAGAAACTTCTTTGAAGAACTGATTAAAAAGAACAAAGGCAGCCTTAAAGTAGAGAACGACGAAGAAGAAGTACCAGGCATGGGACAGGCGCTTCGTTGTATTAATGCGCGAAACGCTACTTCCCTATCCTTCTTAATGAGTAAGGAAGGTGTTCGCTACACTCCACAGGCTTGTATTGTCGGAAAGCAGGACGAACGCATAACCACCCTAACCACGCAATACGCCGAACGTGGGCAAGTGAATTTAGAGTTTCTCTTTAGAGACAGAAAACAAGATATACCTTTTGTACAAAGTGGCATTAAGGCCGTTAAGCTTGAAAATATGCCGTTGCGACAGGAATTATTTATCTCATTCGATGCATCACAAAAAGAGCCGCGAATGGCGATCATTCCTCGCTATTCCGATAAATTCGAAAATAACGAGCAGCGCCGAGCGTTTATTAGAGAAGCTATGGTTCGCGGCCAGTTCGTAGCTATTCATGTCATGCTAACCACAACTGGCAAGCCAGACATGACCATGCTGCAAACGGAAATCAATTACGTCACCATGTACGCCATGCACCGGGCCCGTGAGCTAGAGAAGAAAATGTGGAGTATTGCAGCGTGTTCTCACCTGGTCGATGTCACAGATGAAGTGCTTATAAGATACGGCTTTACAGTAGAAGATATCACGGCTAATAAAACGTTAAAAAGTGCGGTTCAACCTAAAGCCATTGCGCGCAACGCGTAG
- the serB gene encoding phosphoserine phosphatase SerB — MKDTLLNNIDNDDIHLASFLSHVVSNSHNDSAYSHTLTVIGQAVTPYLLHSVLIKLNDVFTPSSAAFHHLHKQMGDDVIEIRGALQYTELEQIKPLLGDVSKAYNVDVGLQGSRPSLSEPGLLVMDMDSTVIAIECIDEIAKLAGVGEQVAEVTAKAMRGEIAFNDSLTHRVACLEGVPVSHLNQIRDSIPIMPGIQALLTHLKQHNWKLAIASGGFTFFADHLKARLGLDFAISNTLAVKNEQLTGKVEGEIVNADVKARTVNALAEKWQISAKQTVAMGDGANDLVMMAESALGVACHGKPLVNEKADVAIRIGSLHSLLYFLDK, encoded by the coding sequence ATGAAAGACACTCTTCTTAATAATATCGATAATGACGATATCCATTTAGCTTCTTTTTTGTCTCATGTAGTTAGCAATAGTCACAACGACAGTGCGTATTCACATACGTTAACCGTTATTGGTCAAGCTGTAACACCTTATCTACTGCACAGCGTTTTAATTAAACTCAACGATGTGTTTACTCCTTCTAGCGCTGCTTTCCATCATTTACACAAGCAAATGGGGGATGATGTAATAGAAATTAGAGGTGCTTTGCAATACACTGAACTTGAGCAGATTAAGCCACTGCTGGGCGACGTATCCAAGGCATATAATGTTGATGTTGGTTTGCAGGGCTCTCGCCCCTCATTGTCTGAGCCAGGACTACTGGTCATGGACATGGATAGCACTGTCATCGCGATTGAATGTATCGATGAAATTGCTAAATTGGCGGGTGTTGGCGAGCAGGTGGCAGAAGTTACCGCTAAGGCAATGCGTGGAGAAATTGCGTTTAATGATAGCTTAACGCATAGAGTGGCCTGCTTGGAAGGCGTGCCAGTTAGTCACCTTAATCAAATTCGTGACAGCATACCTATCATGCCCGGCATTCAAGCCTTGCTTACTCACTTGAAACAGCATAATTGGAAATTAGCGATCGCCTCAGGTGGATTCACCTTTTTCGCTGACCACCTAAAAGCAAGGCTTGGACTCGATTTTGCCATTTCTAACACGCTTGCGGTGAAAAACGAGCAGCTGACTGGAAAAGTAGAGGGTGAAATTGTCAATGCAGACGTTAAGGCGCGAACCGTAAACGCCCTTGCCGAGAAGTGGCAAATTTCAGCCAAACAAACCGTTGCTATGGGGGATGGGGCTAACGATTTGGTCATGATGGCTGAATCAGCGCTAGGCGTGGCGTGTCACGGTAAGCCACTGGTTAATGAAAAGGCGGATGTGGCAATCCGCATTGGCAGTTTACATAGCCTTCTGTATTTTCTAGACAAGTAG
- a CDS encoding TatD family hydrolase, translating to MIDSHCHLDLLAQKKDLRVALESAKAAGLTRIMAPSINPESWQTLQALSERYESLLSIDTALGLHPYFLTGSELEKPEQTLKESLRQLEDATANLHPSVKAVGETGIDGHISVAFALQKEALHNHLKLADKVSLPVILHHRKSHHLLVEALKQTKYQGIGVVHAFSGSIEAAKGYIERGFYLGIGGTITYERAQKTRNTLGFLLEHHFDKLLLETDAPDMPMCGRQGEANEPRYLSDVVDVINDRYGMSHKEIVSTTTANYTRLFDIDAGSEA from the coding sequence GTGATTGATAGTCATTGCCATCTCGACTTACTTGCACAAAAGAAAGATCTTAGAGTTGCATTAGAAAGCGCCAAAGCCGCAGGGCTTACCCGCATCATGGCGCCTAGCATTAACCCCGAATCTTGGCAGACGTTACAAGCGCTCAGTGAACGCTACGAAAGTCTTTTATCTATAGATACTGCGCTCGGGCTTCACCCTTATTTTTTGACTGGCAGCGAGCTTGAAAAGCCAGAGCAAACACTCAAGGAGAGTCTTCGTCAACTTGAAGACGCTACGGCTAACTTGCACCCTTCGGTAAAAGCCGTGGGGGAAACAGGTATCGATGGGCATATAAGCGTGGCATTCGCGCTTCAAAAGGAAGCGCTACATAACCATTTGAAACTTGCCGATAAAGTATCGTTACCCGTAATTTTACATCACAGAAAGAGTCATCACTTGCTAGTTGAAGCATTGAAGCAAACCAAATACCAAGGTATAGGCGTTGTGCATGCTTTTTCAGGAAGTATTGAAGCGGCCAAAGGGTATATTGAGAGAGGGTTTTACCTAGGTATAGGCGGTACGATTACCTATGAACGTGCTCAAAAAACACGAAACACTCTTGGGTTTTTGTTAGAACACCATTTTGATAAATTGCTTTTAGAAACGGATGCCCCTGATATGCCCATGTGCGGTAGACAAGGAGAAGCAAACGAACCTCGTTATTTATCAGATGTCGTTGATGTTATAAACGACCGCTATGGCATGTCACATAAAGAAATAGTGTCCACCACCACAGCGAACTACACTCGACTATTTGATATTGATGCTGGAAGTGAAGCATAG
- the pdxH gene encoding pyridoxamine 5'-phosphate oxidase produces MAISDMRRQYSKGSLSESDITSSPFIMFDKWLKDAIDAGIPDPTAMTVATVDANGQPSQRIVLLKDVSEKGFVFFTNLGSRKAQELAVNPKVSCHFPWFFMERQVRVCGSVEKLSVSENAAYFFSRPKDSQLAAYASKQSKPIGSRELLLTQFKQLKDKFANKELPVPDFWGGFRIVPHQIEFWQGGEDRLHDRFEYNKTEDGAWVTQRLMP; encoded by the coding sequence ATGGCAATTTCAGATATGCGCAGGCAGTACTCAAAGGGCAGTTTGAGTGAGTCAGATATTACTTCAAGTCCATTTATCATGTTCGATAAATGGTTAAAAGACGCCATAGACGCCGGAATTCCTGATCCTACTGCAATGACGGTTGCCACCGTCGATGCCAACGGCCAACCCTCTCAGCGTATTGTTTTGTTAAAAGATGTCAGTGAAAAGGGCTTTGTGTTTTTCACTAACTTAGGCAGCCGTAAGGCACAAGAGTTAGCGGTAAACCCTAAAGTGTCGTGCCACTTTCCCTGGTTTTTTATGGAACGTCAGGTTCGCGTATGTGGCAGCGTTGAAAAGCTTTCTGTTTCTGAGAATGCTGCTTATTTCTTTTCGCGACCGAAAGACAGTCAGCTAGCAGCGTACGCGTCAAAACAAAGCAAACCTATTGGCAGCAGGGAGCTTCTACTGACCCAGTTTAAGCAGTTAAAAGATAAGTTTGCTAACAAAGAGCTTCCCGTGCCGGACTTTTGGGGCGGTTTCAGGATCGTGCCTCATCAAATTGAGTTTTGGCAAGGTGGAGAAGATAGGCTACATGACCGCTTTGAATACAACAAAACTGAAGATGGCGCGTGGGTAACACAGCGCCTAATGCCGTAG
- the era gene encoding GTPase Era, with protein MPDIQTRCGLVAIVGRPNVGKSTLLNRLLGQKVSITSRKPQTTRHRILGIDTDGDYQAIYVDTPGLHQDEKRAINRYMNRAASSSLAEVGLVLFVVEGDRFNAEDEMVLSKVKQANLPCYLIVNKMDKVEDKENFMVHLKKLGEKHPFEHMIPISAKQGRMVDEIRELVAKSLPKSEFFFPEDYITDRSSRFMAAEIIREKLMRFTGDELPYSTTVEIEQFKMADNGVYRISGLILVERETQKRMIIGKGGKHLKTIGEQARKDMENLFDNKVFLELWVKVKQGWADDERALRSLGYGDDSNF; from the coding sequence ATGCCTGATATTCAAACTCGCTGTGGCCTAGTTGCCATAGTAGGTCGCCCTAATGTGGGTAAATCGACCTTGCTCAATCGCTTGCTAGGTCAAAAAGTAAGCATTACGTCGCGTAAGCCGCAAACTACTCGCCACCGCATTCTTGGTATAGACACCGATGGTGACTATCAAGCTATTTACGTTGATACTCCAGGGCTTCACCAAGACGAAAAGCGCGCGATCAATCGCTACATGAACCGCGCGGCATCAAGCTCTTTGGCTGAAGTTGGCCTTGTGCTATTCGTTGTTGAAGGCGATCGATTCAACGCCGAAGATGAAATGGTATTAAGTAAGGTTAAACAAGCAAACCTTCCTTGCTATCTCATCGTAAACAAGATGGATAAGGTTGAAGATAAAGAAAACTTTATGGTTCACCTTAAAAAGCTTGGCGAAAAGCACCCGTTTGAGCACATGATCCCTATCAGTGCTAAACAGGGCCGAATGGTCGACGAAATTAGAGAGTTAGTGGCCAAGTCGCTACCTAAAAGTGAATTTTTCTTCCCAGAAGATTACATTACTGACCGCTCAAGCCGTTTTATGGCTGCTGAAATCATTCGCGAAAAGCTTATGCGCTTTACCGGCGATGAATTGCCTTACTCTACTACTGTGGAAATTGAGCAATTCAAAATGGCAGACAATGGTGTTTATCGTATCAGCGGGCTGATTTTGGTAGAGCGTGAAACCCAAAAACGCATGATCATCGGCAAAGGGGGAAAGCATTTGAAAACCATTGGTGAGCAAGCGCGTAAAGATATGGAAAACTTGTTCGACAACAAAGTATTTCTAGAACTTTGGGTGAAAGTGAAACAAGGCTGGGCAGACGATGAACGTGCTCTGCGCTCTCTAGGTTACGGAGACGACAGTAACTTCTAG
- the rnc gene encoding ribonuclease III, whose product MQGIDKYRRLYKAIGYTFTNEALLEQALTHRSAAKQHNERLEFLGDAILGMIVGETLFKRFPTVPEGKLTRMRSTLVKGDTLAELAKEASVGELLNLGPGELKSGGHRRSSILADAVEAILGAIYLDSGMDEVRGVIDRLWETRINKLDPNAHPKDSKTRLQEFLQGRKQALPTYEVLSISGKDHAQTFEVSCQVESLPEAVVASGNSRRKAEQEAARLTLEKLDDNA is encoded by the coding sequence ATGCAGGGAATTGATAAATATCGTCGTCTGTACAAGGCGATAGGCTACACATTTACCAATGAAGCTCTATTGGAACAAGCGCTTACTCATCGCAGTGCGGCTAAACAGCACAACGAGCGACTAGAATTTCTGGGTGACGCTATTTTAGGCATGATTGTTGGGGAAACGCTGTTTAAGCGATTCCCAACTGTGCCAGAAGGCAAACTCACACGAATGCGCTCTACTTTGGTTAAAGGAGACACACTGGCAGAACTTGCAAAGGAAGCCAGTGTGGGTGAACTACTTAACTTAGGGCCCGGTGAGCTCAAAAGCGGTGGTCATCGTAGAAGTTCGATTTTAGCCGATGCAGTTGAAGCTATTTTAGGGGCTATTTATCTCGATTCCGGTATGGACGAGGTACGAGGCGTTATAGACCGTTTATGGGAAACCCGCATTAACAAACTAGACCCTAATGCTCACCCTAAAGACAGCAAAACTCGTCTTCAGGAGTTTTTACAAGGTCGTAAACAAGCGCTACCAACCTATGAAGTGCTGTCTATTTCAGGGAAAGATCATGCTCAGACTTTTGAAGTTAGCTGTCAGGTAGAAAGTCTACCAGAAGCGGTAGTGGCGTCTGGCAATAGTCGCCGAAAAGCAGAACAAGAAGCTGCTCGTTTAACATTGGAGAAGCTTGATGACAACGCATGA
- the lepB gene encoding signal peptidase I, with translation MANYFSLILVALTLITGLIWLVDSLVFAPKRKARLQAAATAEGAGYGEDPQLPYLVDTSQQIFPVIAFVLVLRSFLYEPFQIPSGSMMPTLLVGDFILVEKFAYGVKDPVFRSKLIETGVPERGDVVVFKYPEEPSIDYIKRVIGLPGDTVVYQNKQVYIKPKCETGNNCPKLKAVPLTFQERGEFVQDMAQLMRYTEDLGTVEHDILRHPVREISPVNFYTQPGTRSNEWIVPEGQYFVLGDNRDNSRDSRFWGFVPDANLVGKAVAIWISFEFERSPSDFLPTWVPTGVRFERAGGIH, from the coding sequence ATGGCGAATTACTTCTCCTTAATTTTGGTGGCACTCACCTTAATAACAGGATTAATCTGGCTAGTGGATAGCCTAGTGTTTGCACCAAAGCGAAAAGCACGTTTACAGGCTGCGGCAACCGCAGAAGGAGCGGGCTATGGAGAAGATCCTCAACTGCCGTACCTTGTTGATACTTCGCAACAGATTTTTCCTGTTATTGCTTTCGTATTGGTATTGCGTTCGTTTTTATATGAACCATTTCAAATTCCTTCAGGCTCAATGATGCCCACCCTGTTAGTGGGTGACTTCATTTTGGTTGAAAAGTTTGCCTATGGCGTGAAAGACCCAGTTTTCAGAAGTAAGCTTATTGAAACTGGCGTTCCAGAGCGTGGCGATGTGGTGGTTTTCAAGTACCCTGAAGAGCCTTCAATTGACTACATTAAGCGCGTGATCGGTTTACCGGGCGATACCGTGGTTTATCAAAATAAACAGGTTTATATCAAACCGAAGTGTGAGACTGGCAACAACTGTCCTAAATTGAAAGCCGTACCGCTGACGTTCCAAGAGCGTGGTGAGTTCGTACAGGACATGGCGCAGCTTATGCGTTACACCGAAGATTTAGGCACAGTAGAGCATGACATTTTGCGCCACCCAGTACGCGAGATTTCGCCGGTTAATTTTTATACCCAGCCTGGCACACGCAGCAATGAGTGGATTGTGCCAGAAGGTCAGTATTTCGTGCTAGGCGATAACCGTGACAACAGCCGCGACAGCCGTTTCTGGGGTTTTGTGCCAGATGCAAACTTGGTTGGAAAAGCGGTGGCGATCTGGATTTCATTTGAATTTGAGCGCAGTCCGTCAGACTTCCTTCCAACTTGGGTACCAACAGGTGTTCGATTTGAGCGAGCAGGTGGCATTCATTAA